In Massilia sp. METH4, the genomic window CGGGCAGCCCGGCTTCCTGATGTACCTGCCGCTGTACCGGGGCACCCCGTTGACCGTGGCCGAGCGCCGCGCCAGCCTGTATGGCTGGGCCTACGGCGCCTTCCGCATGCACGATTTCATGGGCGGCCTGAACGGCGAGCGCGAGGAAGACCTGCAAGCAACCGTGTACGACGCCGTGGCCGAGCCGCGCAGCTGCATGTATGGCTGCGCCCAGGCGCAGGGCAGCGCGCGCCTGGACGTGCTGCACCCACTCGACATCGGCGGCCGCAGGTGGCTGCTGCGAGTGCGCAGCAATCCCGCCTTCGAGCGGCGCATGGCGTCCCAGCAGGCAGGGTGGGCCGGCGCGGCCGGCATCATCGTCAGCATGCTGTCGGCCACGCTCGTCCTGCTGCTGGCCCAGGGCCGCGACCGGGCACGGCAACTGGCGCGCCACATCACCGCGGACCTGCAGCAATCGTACACCACCCTGCGCCAGGAGCGCGGCCGCCTCGTCAGCATCCTCGAGAACGCCAACGACGCGTTCGTGGCCGTCGATGCCGGCGGCCGCATCATCTACTGGAACGCGCAGGCCGAACGCATCTTCGGCTGGACCGCCCACGAGGCGCGCGGGCGCCCGCTGCGCCACCTGTTCCCCGGCGAACAGCCCGAACTGGACCGCCTGCTGGCCTTCGACGACGCCGCTTTCGAGAACGGGCGCGGCCGGCGCCTGGAACTGACGGCCGCGACGCGCGAGGGCTTGCCGGTGCCTGTCGAGCTGTCCTGTTCGCGGGTGGAGGAGGCCGAGGGCGAACCGGTGCTGCACGGCTTCATGCGGGACCTGTCGGCACGAAAGGCGGCGGCCGTCCGCGAGGCCGAACGCCAGCGCGACCTGCAGCAGGCGCAGCAAGCCCTGAACCGCGCACAGAAGCTGGAAGCGGTGGGCAAGCTGACGGGCGGCGTCGCCCACGATTTCAACAATGTGCTGCAAGTCATCTACGGCAATGTGCAGGCGGTGGCGATGGCGCCGCGCGCGCCGGACGCGCCGCGCCGCCTGGAAAGCGCGCTGGCCGCCGTCGAGCGCGGCGCGAACCTGTCGCGCCAGTTGCTGGCATTCGCGCGGCGCCAGCCGCTCGAACCCGTGGTGATCAACCTGGCGTGCCTGCTGCGCAATATCGACGACCTGCTGCACCGCGCGCTGGGCGAAGGCGTGGAACTGTCGACCAGGGTGGAAGCGGGATTGTGGAACACGCTGGTCGACCCGAACCAGCTGGAAAACGTGGTGCTGAACCTGGCGATCAACGCGCGCGATGCGATGGATGGCCGCGGGCGCCTGTCCATCGAGCTGGCGAACGCGATCCTGGACGAGCATTACGCCGCCGTGGTGCCGGACGCGGTGCCCGGCGACTACGTGATGCTGGCCGTGTCCGACAACGGCAGCGGCATGCCGCCCGAAGTGCAGGACCGGATCTTCGAACCGTTCTTCACCACCAAGCCCGAGGGCGAAGGCACGGGCCTCGGCCTGTCGATGGCGTATGGTTTCGTGCGGCAGACCGGGGGCCATATCCGCGTGTACAGCGAGGTGGGCGTAGGCACCACGATGCGCCTGTACTTCCCCCGCTCGGGCGCGCCGGAGACGGCCCCGCCGCCCGACCAGGCTCCGCCGGCGGCCGGCGGCACGGAGACGATCCTGCTGGTCGACGACGACGCCGCCGTGCGCGACACCGTGGCGGCCATGCTGCGCAGCCTGCACTACACGGTGCTGGAAGCGGCCGACGCGGACGAGGCGATCCGCGCCCTGCGCGGCGACACGCCCGTCGACCTGCTGTTCACCGACGTCGTGATGCCCGGCACCCTGCCCGTCTCCGAACTGGCCCGGCTGGCCAGGCACCTGCGCCCCGGCATCGGCGTGCTGTTCACGTCCGGCTACACGCCGGAAGCGGCCCAGCATGGCGGCCGGCTCGAACCGGGCACCCACCTGCTGTCGAAACCCTACCGCCGCGACGAACTCGCGCGCAAGGTGCGCGCCGTGCTCGACGAGCGTGCCATCCCGCCTCCCGGGGCTCCCCCGGCGCCCCCCGAGCGCGTGCTGGTGGTGGAAGACAACGACGACCTGCGCGAGCTCACGTGCGAGATGATCATGGCGCTGGGCTGGCAGGCAACGGGCGTGGGCAGCGCGGAAGCGGCCCTCGAATCCCTGGCAGCCGGCGGCATCGGCGCCGTCTTCACGGATGTGCAATTGCCCGGCATGAGCGGGCTGGAACTGGCGCACCGGCTGCAGGACGATCCGGACCTGCCCGTCGTGATCGTCAGCGGGCGGGCGCTGGGCGACGACTTGCCGCCGGGCGTGCGGCTGCTCTACAAGCCGTACCGGATCGATGCCGTGGAAGAGATCCTGGCCCAGTTGCGGCTGCAGCGGCAGGAACCCGGCGAGCCGGGGATGGATTGAACGCCCCATGACCTCCCCCCGGCAATACCCCGTAACGCCGGATGGCCGCTACTTCGTCGTGAAGGGCCGGCTGTGGCGCATGAGCAATCCATCCCTCGCCCCCGGGCTGCGGCAGGAACTGGTCGAGCGCCTCATGCGGGCCCGCCGCGCGGTCGGCATCGCCATGCGCGCCGGCGACGCGGCCGCCGAACGCGCGGCCCGCGCGGCCGTCGACGAGGTCAAACGGGCGCTGGGCGAACGGGGGCCGGCGTGGTGGACCGACGGCGCGCCGGACTACAACCGGAAGATGGTGGAGAACACGCCGTATGCGGATTGGCATGCGGGGCTGGGCGACGCACCCTGACCCCGGTCCGCTCTACTGGAACGCCACCTCCGAAAAACTCCTCAGCTTACGGCTGTGCAGCCGGTCCACGCCCAGCGCGCGCAGCAGTTCCAGGGCGCGGATGCCGATGCGCAGGTGCTGGTCCACGCGGTCGCGGTAGAACTGGTTGGCCATGCCGGGCAGCTTGATCTCGCCGTGCAGCGGCTTGTCGGACACGCACAGCAGCGTGCCGTACGGCACGCGGAAGCGGAAGCCGTTGGCGGCGATGGTGGCGCTTTCCATGTCCAGCGCCACGGCGCGGCTCTGCGAGAAGCGCCGCTCGGGCGTGCGCTGCGGCAGCAGTTCCC contains:
- a CDS encoding CHASE domain-containing protein; protein product: MPTSSYLPPPPGRMARLLPLLFATGTLCAGLVATAWVWNGLRTSHDAQLRAEFDYRVRELQLRIGRRMATYQQVLRGAQAYALATQPLPGSAAFRTYVGTLQLREYYPGIQGIGIALLERAADAPVDGAATAVVMIEPLDVMNRRALGYDMFAEPARRAAMERARDTGTAALTGQVRLVQEGSGAGQPGFLMYLPLYRGTPLTVAERRASLYGWAYGAFRMHDFMGGLNGEREEDLQATVYDAVAEPRSCMYGCAQAQGSARLDVLHPLDIGGRRWLLRVRSNPAFERRMASQQAGWAGAAGIIVSMLSATLVLLLAQGRDRARQLARHITADLQQSYTTLRQERGRLVSILENANDAFVAVDAGGRIIYWNAQAERIFGWTAHEARGRPLRHLFPGEQPELDRLLAFDDAAFENGRGRRLELTAATREGLPVPVELSCSRVEEAEGEPVLHGFMRDLSARKAAAVREAERQRDLQQAQQALNRAQKLEAVGKLTGGVAHDFNNVLQVIYGNVQAVAMAPRAPDAPRRLESALAAVERGANLSRQLLAFARRQPLEPVVINLACLLRNIDDLLHRALGEGVELSTRVEAGLWNTLVDPNQLENVVLNLAINARDAMDGRGRLSIELANAILDEHYAAVVPDAVPGDYVMLAVSDNGSGMPPEVQDRIFEPFFTTKPEGEGTGLGLSMAYGFVRQTGGHIRVYSEVGVGTTMRLYFPRSGAPETAPPPDQAPPAAGGTETILLVDDDAAVRDTVAAMLRSLHYTVLEAADADEAIRALRGDTPVDLLFTDVVMPGTLPVSELARLARHLRPGIGVLFTSGYTPEAAQHGGRLEPGTHLLSKPYRRDELARKVRAVLDERAIPPPGAPPAPPERVLVVEDNDDLRELTCEMIMALGWQATGVGSAEAALESLAAGGIGAVFTDVQLPGMSGLELAHRLQDDPDLPVVIVSGRALGDDLPPGVRLLYKPYRIDAVEEILAQLRLQRQEPGEPGMD